In Bacillus sp. Cs-700, one genomic interval encodes:
- a CDS encoding spore germination protein has product MKWFKRGATEKPSTLEEMVKDLKQSIDFVAYENKESDQPYRLIYFASLIDPEQLHRDILPVIKECESKSLEGLKGILPIENIEISSKLSLIQERLLEGHVAVQLSRGQKVLLVNISLRKSRDLSAPEIEFSVMGPKEGLVEDLHTNMNLLRRRIPHPRLRMKEITVGTVSKTKVVVAFIEGVASEQNINTVMQRLEDLDFDIISDSSFIGQMLEDNSFSVFPQMIDTERTDRITGHMNFGAFAILTEGSSNALIGPINFGQLLVSFEDYYLGWNIASFFRIVRMIAILASIIATPLYVAVLTYHYELFPSKLLATLISSRSDIPFSPVIEVFFLEVTIDLLREAGARMPTKVGQTLGIVGGIVIGTAAVEASLTSNILLILVALSALASFTTPVYRMTNTIRFLRYPLIVFAQFLGLIGVALFGLFILTHMIRLTSFGNPYLAPLYPPRIKDWYDSFFRLPYVMQKNRFQFFRGNQSTRFEDKKKKSKHSLDFDEQ; this is encoded by the coding sequence TTGAAATGGTTTAAGAGAGGTGCAACTGAAAAACCGAGTACATTAGAAGAAATGGTAAAGGATCTGAAGCAATCAATCGATTTTGTTGCTTATGAGAACAAAGAAAGTGATCAGCCTTATCGTTTAATCTACTTTGCCTCTCTTATTGATCCTGAACAGTTACATCGAGATATTTTACCTGTAATAAAGGAGTGCGAATCGAAATCGCTCGAAGGTCTAAAAGGCATTCTTCCAATTGAGAATATTGAAATCTCATCAAAACTGTCACTCATCCAAGAACGTTTATTGGAAGGACATGTCGCTGTTCAGCTTTCAAGGGGGCAAAAAGTACTGCTCGTTAACATTAGTCTCCGTAAATCAAGGGATCTCTCTGCTCCAGAAATTGAATTTAGCGTAATGGGACCAAAAGAGGGATTAGTTGAGGATCTTCATACAAATATGAATTTACTTAGGCGTAGAATTCCCCATCCCAGGTTAAGGATGAAGGAAATTACAGTAGGAACGGTCAGTAAAACAAAGGTGGTAGTCGCTTTTATAGAAGGTGTTGCAAGTGAGCAGAATATCAACACAGTTATGCAGCGTTTGGAAGATCTTGATTTTGATATTATTTCTGATTCTTCTTTTATTGGCCAGATGTTAGAAGATAACTCGTTCTCAGTTTTTCCACAAATGATTGATACCGAAAGAACTGATCGGATTACGGGGCATATGAATTTTGGTGCTTTTGCAATCTTAACAGAAGGGTCTTCTAATGCTTTAATTGGTCCGATAAACTTTGGCCAATTGTTAGTTTCATTTGAAGATTATTATCTAGGTTGGAATATTGCTTCTTTTTTCCGTATTGTTCGAATGATTGCGATCTTGGCATCTATTATTGCCACCCCATTGTACGTTGCCGTATTAACTTATCATTATGAATTATTTCCATCTAAGCTATTAGCAACGTTAATTTCTTCAAGAAGTGACATTCCTTTTTCACCAGTTATTGAAGTGTTTTTTCTTGAAGTCACGATTGATTTATTACGGGAAGCTGGAGCAAGAATGCCGACAAAAGTTGGTCAAACACTTGGTATCGTTGGTGGTATTGTCATTGGAACGGCTGCAGTAGAAGCTTCCCTTACAAGTAATATCCTTCTAATATTAGTTGCGTTGTCAGCGCTAGCATCCTTTACAACCCCAGTTTACCGCATGACAAACACCATTCGGTTTTTGCGCTATCCTTTGATAGTGTTCGCTCAATTTCTAGGTTTGATCGGTGTCGCGCTGTTTGGCTTATTTATTTTGACACATATGATTCGGTTAACGTCATTTGGAAATCCGTATCTTGCGCCATTATATCCGCCAAGAATAAAAGATTGGTATGACTCTTTCTTCCGTTTGCCATATGTAATGCAAAAAAACAGGTTTCAATTTTTTCGAGGAAACCAATCAACACGCTTTGAGGATAAGAAAAAAAAGTCAAAGCATTCGTTGGACTTTGATGAGCAGTAG